The Nocardia arthritidis genome has a window encoding:
- a CDS encoding YdcF family protein, whose translation MRRHRITWVPLGLIAVLSVAVGALWPVYVDPRVDRPARADAILVLGGAHDGREQLGLRLAHDGYAPRVLFSDPYEHSAVMNRICHSRYSFQVTCFDPSPRTTRGEGRELAALARANNWHRVLVVTFTPHISRARYILEKCWGGELLFLDPAPHLSVARWAWDYAYQSAGFVKAFFEDC comes from the coding sequence GTGCGACGACACCGGATCACCTGGGTTCCGCTGGGCCTGATCGCCGTGCTGTCGGTGGCCGTCGGGGCGCTATGGCCGGTGTATGTCGATCCGCGGGTGGACCGGCCCGCTCGGGCCGACGCGATCCTGGTGCTCGGCGGCGCGCACGACGGTCGTGAACAACTCGGTCTGCGATTGGCGCACGACGGCTACGCGCCGCGGGTCCTGTTCTCCGATCCGTACGAGCACAGCGCGGTGATGAACCGGATCTGCCACTCCCGCTACAGCTTCCAGGTCACCTGTTTCGATCCGTCGCCGCGCACGACCCGCGGCGAGGGCCGGGAGCTGGCCGCGCTGGCCCGCGCGAACAACTGGCATCGGGTGCTGGTGGTGACATTCACCCCGCATATCTCCCGTGCCCGCTACATTCTCGAAAAGTGTTGGGGCGGTGAGCTGCTGTTCCTGGATCCGGCCCCGCACCTGTCGGTGGCCCGCTGGGCGTGGGATTACGCCTACCAGTCCGCCGGTTTCGTGAAGGCGTTCTTCGAGGACTGCTGA
- a CDS encoding YibE/F family protein has protein sequence MDHHHHHHHEGPIEIGANAARVVIGLLTAIGILVVIGAIWLWPSRQHVDIPLPMQNAGGGAVQTESGTVVSQDIGPCGSNSNGKVFIEKPDAPRSNGYNCQRSIISIDSGPHQGNHTLFEIAPGPGQPDLHAGDKIRIIRQTDPNGAPLYSFDDYSRGTPITLIVLAFVVVIAIVARWRGLRAVLGLGFAFLVLVVFLLPALLDGKPAIPVALVAGAVILYAVLYLAHGVSLRTSSALLGTLTSMIVAAVLSWVTLKATHLTGLSEEQNTNVATYLQHVSITGLLLAGFIIGSLGVLNDVTITQASAAFELAALDEAASRREVFAAAMRVGRDHIASTVYTLVLAYAGGALPLLLLFSVAGRSITNILTGDAVGIEIARSAVGGIALALSVPLTTAIAVLLARPIGSRRPPAPPRRARHARVDQ, from the coding sequence GTGGATCACCATCATCACCATCACCACGAAGGACCGATCGAGATCGGTGCCAACGCGGCCCGCGTCGTGATCGGATTACTCACCGCCATCGGCATTCTCGTCGTCATCGGTGCCATCTGGCTGTGGCCCAGCCGTCAACACGTCGACATTCCGCTGCCCATGCAGAACGCCGGCGGCGGCGCGGTGCAGACCGAATCCGGCACCGTCGTGTCACAGGACATCGGTCCGTGCGGCAGCAATTCGAACGGCAAGGTGTTCATCGAGAAGCCCGACGCGCCGCGCAGCAACGGCTACAACTGCCAGCGCAGCATCATCTCCATCGACTCCGGGCCGCATCAGGGCAATCACACGCTCTTCGAAATCGCCCCCGGCCCAGGACAACCCGATCTGCACGCGGGCGACAAGATCCGGATCATCCGCCAGACCGATCCGAACGGGGCCCCGCTCTACTCGTTCGACGACTACTCCCGCGGGACGCCGATCACCCTGATCGTGCTCGCCTTCGTCGTGGTCATCGCCATCGTGGCGCGCTGGCGCGGCCTGCGGGCGGTGCTCGGGCTCGGCTTCGCCTTCCTCGTGCTGGTCGTCTTCCTGCTGCCCGCCCTGCTCGACGGTAAACCGGCGATACCGGTCGCGCTGGTGGCGGGCGCTGTCATCCTGTACGCCGTGCTGTACCTGGCGCACGGGGTGAGCCTGCGCACCAGCTCCGCACTGCTCGGCACGCTGACGTCGATGATCGTGGCGGCCGTACTGTCCTGGGTGACGCTGAAGGCCACCCATCTCACCGGTCTGTCCGAGGAGCAGAACACCAACGTCGCAACGTATCTGCAGCACGTCAGCATCACCGGGCTACTGCTCGCCGGATTCATCATCGGCTCGCTCGGCGTGCTCAACGACGTCACCATCACGCAGGCCTCGGCCGCCTTCGAACTCGCCGCACTCGACGAAGCCGCTTCCCGCCGTGAGGTTTTCGCGGCCGCGATGCGTGTCGGGCGCGACCACATCGCGAGCACCGTCTACACGCTGGTCCTCGCGTACGCGGGCGGTGCGCTGCCGCTGCTGCTGCTGTTCAGCGTCGCCGGGCGGTCCATCACCAACATCCTCACCGGTGACGCGGTCGGCATCGAAATCGCCCGCTCCGCGGTCGGCGGTATCGCCCTTGCCCTTTCGGTGCCGCTGACCACCGCCATCGCGGTATTGCTCGCCCGGCCCATCGGATCCCGCCGCCCACCGGCCCCGCCCCGCCGTGCCCGGCATGCCAGGGTCGACCAGTAG
- a CDS encoding DUF5361 domain-containing protein, protein MYPDRYRWGQAEHLLADLVDIANLLLWSRTKDGGQNRNRPQPYPRPGIEDKSRRRVSGTAVPMDQVHAKLAALRSAPTDTSDA, encoded by the coding sequence ATGTACCCCGACCGATACCGCTGGGGGCAGGCCGAACACCTGCTCGCCGATCTGGTCGACATCGCGAACCTGCTGCTGTGGAGCAGAACCAAGGACGGCGGCCAGAACCGCAATCGCCCACAGCCGTATCCGCGTCCCGGTATCGAGGACAAGTCCAGGCGTCGGGTCAGCGGCACCGCGGTACCGATGGATCAGGTGCACGCCAAGCTAGCGGCTCTGCGCTCGGCGCCGACTGACACGTCGGATGCCTAA
- a CDS encoding UDP-glucose dehydrogenase family protein — MRCTVFGTGYLGATHAACMAELGHDVVGVDVDPGKVAKLSDGVVPFYEPGLEEVLRRNLEAGRLRFTTSYPEAAAHADVHFLGVGTPQKKGEYAADLKYVHAVVDTLAPLLERPSVIIGKSTVPVGTAAALGERARALATTDIEVAWNPEFLREGFAVQDTLRPDRLVLGVDRSRDNSDWVEELVREIYADLVAADVPFLLTDLATAELVKVSANAFLATKISFINAVSEVCEATGADVTVLADALGYDARIGRRFLNAGLGFGGGCLPKDIRAFMARSGELGADHAVAFLREVDNINMRRRTKMVDMATRAVGGSLLGANVAVLGAAFKPESDDVRDSPALNVAGMIQLHGAVVTVYDPKALENSRRVFPTLNYATSVVEACDRADVVLVLTEWQEFTALRPQDLDRVVRRRSIIDGRNCLNRATWRDAGWVYAGLGTP; from the coding sequence ATGCGATGCACAGTCTTCGGAACCGGGTACCTGGGGGCCACGCACGCCGCGTGCATGGCAGAACTCGGACACGATGTGGTCGGCGTCGACGTCGACCCAGGCAAGGTGGCGAAGCTGTCCGACGGCGTCGTGCCCTTCTACGAACCGGGTTTGGAGGAGGTGCTGCGACGCAACCTGGAGGCGGGGCGGCTGCGGTTCACCACCTCGTATCCGGAGGCCGCCGCACACGCCGACGTGCATTTCCTCGGCGTCGGCACCCCGCAGAAGAAGGGCGAATACGCAGCCGACCTGAAATATGTGCACGCCGTTGTGGATACGCTCGCGCCGCTGCTGGAGCGCCCGTCGGTGATCATCGGCAAGTCCACCGTGCCGGTCGGCACGGCGGCCGCGCTCGGCGAACGGGCGCGGGCGCTGGCCACCACCGATATCGAGGTGGCGTGGAATCCGGAATTCCTGCGCGAGGGTTTCGCGGTACAGGACACGCTCCGCCCGGACCGGCTGGTGCTCGGCGTCGACCGGTCCCGGGACAACTCCGATTGGGTCGAGGAGCTGGTCCGCGAGATCTACGCCGACCTGGTCGCCGCCGACGTGCCCTTCCTGCTGACCGACCTGGCCACCGCGGAGCTGGTCAAGGTCTCGGCGAACGCCTTTCTGGCGACCAAGATTTCGTTCATCAACGCGGTCTCCGAGGTCTGCGAGGCGACCGGCGCCGACGTGACCGTGCTCGCCGACGCGCTCGGCTACGACGCACGCATCGGCCGCCGCTTCCTCAACGCCGGACTCGGTTTCGGCGGTGGCTGCCTACCCAAGGACATTCGCGCGTTCATGGCCCGCTCCGGTGAGCTCGGGGCCGATCACGCCGTCGCCTTCCTGCGCGAAGTCGACAACATCAATATGCGCCGCCGCACCAAGATGGTCGATATGGCGACACGCGCGGTCGGCGGCTCGCTGCTCGGCGCCAATGTCGCGGTGCTCGGTGCCGCGTTCAAACCCGAATCCGACGATGTGCGTGACTCGCCCGCGCTGAACGTGGCCGGGATGATCCAGCTGCACGGCGCGGTGGTCACCGTGTACGACCCCAAGGCACTGGAGAATTCGCGCCGGGTGTTCCCGACGCTGAACTACGCCACCTCGGTGGTGGAGGCGTGCGATCGCGCCGACGTGGTTCTGGTGCTCACCGAGTGGCAGGAGTTCACCGCGCTGCGACCACAGGACCTCGATCGAGTGGTGCGCAGGCGGTCGATAATCGACGGCCGGAACTGTCTCAATCGTGCCACCTGGCGAGATGCGGGATGGGTGTACGCGGGACTCGGCACCCCGTAG
- a CDS encoding pyridoxal phosphate-dependent aminotransferase → MGRVSPSHLPHRPPRVLEQSTKLQDVLYEIRGPVHAQAARLEAEGHRILKLNIGNPAPFGFEAPDVIMRDMIAALPYAQGYSESKGILSARRAIVTRYELVPGFPELDVDNVYLGNGVSELITITMQALLNNGDEVLIPAPDYPLWTAMTSLAGGTPVHYLCDESNGWQPDIADIESKITDKTKALLVINPNNPTGAVYSSEILQQLVDIARKHQLLLLADEIYDKILYDDAKHISLATLAPDLLCLTFNGLSKAYRVAGYRAGWLAITGPKEHAGGFLEGIDLLASTRLCPNVPAQHAIQVALGGHQSIEDLILPGGRLLEQRDVAWERLNMIPGVSCVKPRGALYAFPRLDPNVHEIHDDSKLILDLLLSEKILMVQGTGFNWPNHDHLRIVTLPWARDLAVAIERFGNFLSSYRQ, encoded by the coding sequence ATTGGACGGGTGAGCCCAAGTCATCTACCGCATCGCCCGCCGCGCGTACTGGAGCAGTCCACGAAGCTCCAGGATGTGCTCTACGAGATTCGTGGACCGGTGCACGCGCAGGCGGCACGGCTGGAGGCCGAGGGCCACCGCATCCTCAAGCTCAATATCGGCAATCCGGCCCCGTTCGGATTCGAGGCGCCCGACGTGATCATGCGGGACATGATCGCCGCGCTGCCGTACGCCCAGGGCTACTCCGAATCGAAGGGCATTCTCTCCGCGCGGCGGGCCATCGTCACCCGCTACGAGCTGGTGCCCGGCTTCCCGGAGCTCGATGTCGACAATGTCTACCTCGGCAACGGCGTCTCCGAGCTGATCACCATCACCATGCAGGCGCTGCTGAACAACGGCGACGAGGTGCTGATCCCCGCGCCGGACTACCCGCTGTGGACCGCGATGACGAGTCTGGCGGGCGGCACCCCGGTGCATTACCTGTGCGACGAGTCGAACGGCTGGCAGCCGGATATCGCCGATATCGAATCCAAGATCACCGATAAGACCAAAGCGCTATTGGTGATCAATCCGAACAACCCGACGGGTGCGGTGTATTCGTCGGAGATTCTGCAGCAGCTGGTCGATATAGCGCGAAAGCATCAATTGCTGCTGCTCGCCGATGAAATCTACGACAAGATCCTCTACGACGACGCCAAACATATTTCGCTGGCCACGCTGGCGCCGGACCTGCTGTGCCTGACCTTCAACGGTCTGTCCAAGGCCTACCGGGTGGCTGGCTACCGTGCCGGCTGGCTCGCGATCACCGGTCCGAAGGAGCACGCCGGGGGGTTCCTGGAGGGTATCGATCTGCTCGCCTCCACCAGGCTGTGCCCGAATGTGCCTGCGCAGCATGCGATTCAGGTCGCGCTCGGCGGACATCAGAGCATCGAGGATCTGATCCTGCCCGGCGGCAGGCTGCTGGAGCAGCGCGATGTCGCATGGGAGCGGCTCAACATGATTCCCGGTGTGTCCTGCGTGAAACCCCGTGGCGCACTGTATGCCTTCCCCCGCCTGGACCCGAACGTCCATGAGATCCATGATGATTCGAAGCTGATCCTGGATCTGCTGCTGTCGGAGAAGATCCTGATGGTGCAGGGCACCGGCTTCAACTGGCCGAATCACGATCATCTGCGGATCGTGACGCTGCCGTGGGCACGGGATCTCGCGGTGGCGATCGAACGTTTCGGCAACTTTCTTTCCAGCTATCGGCAATAG
- a CDS encoding phage tail tape measure protein, with the protein MSTDEAAAAEQAAGTFREVFQTALVAGVVGAGGAFRDAFSAPVEETAGKLKRGLQTALGDAFRDASVGAWDVLGASMRSAFAAASPVLKTALGDALKDAATGGEDTGKVLAKGLSAGMTAGLSGFADRAGLGGIVDQMIAVGKDFDGSLEQIKSASKATDDQMSQVSETARRLGGDLPSASAKDAASAMAELAKSGFRVDQSMAAATGTLQLAGAAHLGAAQAADLEAKVLQSYGKNADYAATAADVLASSAKLMGVNVNDVAGGLVASSADATKLGLSMADTASAMAVLAQSGVPASQAGDMLASAFRGLTSGSAPAQTAIEQLGLSLTGVDGKFVGLPTLFDQLHSASQRMAPGMYEMATSALFGSDAVKLAAVAAQQGASAFDSVSAAIAQQGVAADLAAQNTNVITRSFKMFEDASVLVAVGIDVVSKAIADLIINGFGKLTEIGVGIIAFYREWADIINSVGVAIGAFFLPLLVKLGIEYAVLAARMLTTTSAQIANAVATNAVAIAQNIAAIATRAWAIAIAIFEAATAPLGAVITIVGAIAAGLIYFFTQTDTGKQLWETIWESIKSAVVAAWEYIKPVWGGFLDAMNSVGDALTSLWSNIIQPVLGLAGDLISVWWNGLVKPVWDGFVEALQLVGDAIGFWWNNIAQPMLGLAGDLISVWWNGLVKPVWDGFVEALQLVGDAIGFWWNNIAQPMLGLAGDLISVWWNGLVKPVWDGFVWAVQGVGTVISWLWTDVVQPTIGFIGDSISNIWNGIIKPVWDAFIAALQLVGITFQAMWDQFIKPAWETFQAGFQAGWEIIRIAIETGKGWFDGLCDKVINAVNTILDYWNKIKDIVGTVVDTVGKIPGIGTAVNFLTGHATGGYISGPGSGTSDSILARLSDGEFVVNAKATTEHLPLLQAINSGALPAYAQGGLVTADQLVEFAKGVEGAVYNWGGVNWGDCSGAISALANFVAGLPPFGSRFATVDEGEGLVARGFQYGVGPIGSLQVGWYNGGQFGGHTAATPPNGVNFEMGGQRGNGQYGGMAVGANDPMFTDHAFFQFAAAQMASPTGIEPSPNPTPANSAPVGGPTDNRSPMVKRQDQIFDSITSNFQRAGDAFAQGMFGDFLKVVGAPDPKSSGLWQARAAWEKSSQQFIKDSAAHAQWEQTRDRMPPSDDTSIWWDPNRGPEQLLDLPGRVANALLSRIAPTRYDDGGWLPTGLTLVENKTGRPEPVFNAQQWAQMSDLAEGSGSTDNSINIENLHTGMTAEDLRHELNLIQKERSLGFVRR; encoded by the coding sequence ATGTCCACAGATGAAGCAGCGGCGGCCGAACAGGCGGCGGGAACGTTTCGGGAGGTGTTCCAGACCGCGCTCGTCGCGGGGGTCGTCGGCGCGGGCGGAGCATTTCGGGATGCGTTCTCGGCCCCGGTCGAGGAGACGGCGGGCAAACTGAAACGAGGTTTGCAGACCGCGCTCGGGGATGCTTTTCGAGACGCGTCCGTCGGCGCGTGGGACGTGCTCGGCGCCTCAATGCGCAGCGCCTTCGCGGCCGCGTCTCCGGTGTTGAAAACCGCACTCGGTGACGCGTTGAAGGACGCCGCGACGGGTGGTGAGGACACCGGAAAAGTCCTGGCCAAAGGTCTATCTGCGGGCATGACCGCAGGTTTGAGTGGTTTCGCCGACCGTGCGGGTCTCGGCGGCATCGTCGATCAGATGATCGCTGTCGGCAAAGATTTCGATGGGTCGTTGGAGCAGATCAAGTCCGCGTCGAAGGCCACCGACGACCAGATGTCGCAGGTGTCCGAAACCGCACGGCGTCTCGGGGGTGACCTGCCATCGGCTTCGGCCAAGGATGCCGCCTCCGCGATGGCGGAGTTGGCCAAGAGCGGGTTCAGAGTCGACCAATCGATGGCCGCCGCGACAGGGACCTTGCAACTGGCCGGTGCGGCCCATCTCGGTGCGGCCCAGGCCGCCGACCTCGAGGCGAAGGTCCTCCAGTCATACGGCAAGAACGCTGACTACGCGGCAACCGCCGCCGACGTATTGGCCAGTTCCGCGAAATTGATGGGCGTCAACGTCAACGATGTGGCCGGAGGGTTGGTCGCATCCAGCGCGGATGCGACGAAGCTCGGACTGTCCATGGCCGACACCGCCTCGGCCATGGCAGTGCTCGCCCAGTCGGGGGTGCCAGCGTCGCAGGCGGGCGACATGCTCGCATCAGCATTCCGTGGACTGACCTCGGGTAGTGCGCCCGCACAGACGGCGATCGAACAACTTGGTCTGTCGTTGACCGGTGTCGACGGTAAATTCGTTGGCCTGCCAACATTATTCGATCAGCTGCACAGTGCCTCGCAGCGCATGGCGCCTGGCATGTACGAAATGGCCACCTCGGCGCTATTCGGTTCGGACGCGGTCAAATTGGCGGCTGTCGCAGCGCAACAGGGGGCATCGGCATTCGATTCTGTTAGTGCGGCGATAGCTCAGCAGGGTGTGGCCGCGGACCTTGCCGCACAGAATACCAACGTGATCACCAGGTCTTTCAAGATGTTCGAAGACGCATCCGTGCTGGTTGCTGTTGGGATCGATGTGGTATCGAAAGCCATTGCCGACCTGATCATCAACGGTTTCGGCAAGTTGACGGAAATCGGTGTCGGAATAATCGCGTTCTATCGTGAGTGGGCCGACATCATAAATTCGGTGGGAGTCGCGATCGGTGCATTCTTCCTGCCGCTGCTGGTGAAGCTCGGAATCGAGTACGCGGTTCTCGCGGCGCGGATGCTCACGACTACGTCCGCCCAAATTGCTAATGCGGTGGCGACAAATGCGGTGGCAATAGCCCAGAACATCGCGGCTATCGCCACTCGGGCCTGGGCAATCGCCATTGCGATATTCGAAGCCGCCACGGCGCCGCTCGGTGCGGTGATCACCATTGTTGGCGCGATTGCGGCAGGCTTGATCTACTTCTTCACCCAGACCGATACCGGAAAGCAGCTGTGGGAAACGATTTGGGAGTCGATCAAGTCGGCTGTGGTTGCGGCCTGGGAATACATCAAGCCGGTTTGGGGCGGATTCCTCGATGCGATGAACTCGGTGGGCGACGCACTGACCTCATTGTGGTCCAACATAATTCAGCCAGTGCTCGGGCTGGCTGGCGATCTGATTTCGGTGTGGTGGAATGGTCTTGTCAAGCCGGTTTGGGATGGTTTTGTCGAGGCGTTGCAGCTTGTTGGTGATGCGATCGGGTTCTGGTGGAACAACATTGCGCAGCCGATGCTCGGGCTGGCCGGTGATCTGATTTCGGTGTGGTGGAATGGTCTTGTCAAGCCGGTTTGGGATGGTTTTGTCGAGGCGTTGCAGCTTGTTGGTGATGCGATCGGGTTCTGGTGGAACAACATTGCGCAGCCGATGCTCGGGCTGGCCGGTGATCTGATTTCGGTGTGGTGGAACGGTCTTGTCAAACCCGTCTGGGACGGATTTGTCTGGGCCGTGCAGGGCGTCGGCACGGTGATCAGCTGGTTGTGGACGGATGTCGTCCAGCCGACTATAGGATTTATCGGCGACAGCATCTCGAATATCTGGAACGGCATCATCAAACCGGTTTGGGACGCGTTTATCGCTGCCCTTCAGTTGGTCGGCATTACTTTCCAGGCGATGTGGGATCAATTTATCAAACCGGCTTGGGAGACATTCCAGGCAGGGTTCCAAGCAGGCTGGGAAATAATCAGGATCGCCATCGAAACCGGCAAGGGTTGGTTCGATGGGTTGTGCGACAAAGTGATCAATGCCGTGAACACCATTCTCGATTATTGGAACAAGATCAAGGACATTGTCGGTACGGTCGTGGACACCGTGGGCAAGATCCCAGGTATCGGTACCGCCGTCAATTTTCTCACGGGGCATGCGACCGGCGGATACATCTCCGGACCAGGCTCTGGCACAAGTGATTCCATACTCGCACGGCTGTCCGACGGTGAATTCGTGGTCAATGCGAAGGCGACGACCGAACATCTGCCGTTGCTCCAGGCGATCAACAGCGGCGCGTTGCCGGCGTATGCCCAAGGCGGTTTGGTAACTGCTGATCAGTTGGTCGAATTCGCCAAGGGAGTCGAAGGTGCGGTGTACAACTGGGGTGGCGTCAACTGGGGTGACTGCTCGGGCGCGATCTCCGCGCTCGCAAATTTCGTTGCGGGACTGCCGCCGTTCGGTTCGCGATTCGCCACTGTGGACGAGGGTGAGGGGCTTGTTGCCCGGGGGTTCCAATACGGTGTCGGCCCGATAGGAAGCCTACAGGTCGGCTGGTACAACGGCGGGCAATTCGGCGGTCATACCGCTGCCACTCCGCCGAACGGAGTGAACTTCGAGATGGGTGGTCAGCGCGGGAACGGTCAATACGGCGGAATGGCGGTCGGCGCCAATGACCCGATGTTCACCGATCATGCGTTCTTCCAATTCGCGGCCGCCCAAATGGCGTCCCCCACCGGGATCGAGCCGAGTCCGAACCCGACGCCCGCAAATTCCGCGCCTGTAGGTGGGCCCACAGACAACCGCTCGCCCATGGTCAAGCGGCAGGATCAAATCTTCGACTCGATCACGTCGAATTTCCAACGGGCAGGAGATGCGTTTGCGCAGGGCATGTTCGGAGATTTTCTCAAGGTCGTCGGTGCTCCCGATCCCAAGAGTTCCGGACTGTGGCAGGCGCGAGCGGCCTGGGAGAAATCCAGTCAGCAGTTCATCAAAGACAGTGCCGCCCACGCTCAATGGGAACAGACGCGTGATCGGATGCCGCCGTCCGATGACACCTCGATCTGGTGGGATCCGAACCGCGGGCCGGAACAGTTGCTCGATCTGCCAGGTCGTGTGGCCAACGCACTTCTGAGTCGGATTGCCCCTACTCGATACGACGATGGCGGCTGGCTGCCAACCGGTCTTACGTTGGTGGAGAACAAGACCGGTCGACCGGAACCTGTATTCAATGCCCAGCAGTGGGCTCAGATGTCGGACCTGGCGGAAGGCAGCGGCTCGACCGATAACTCGATCAACATCGAGAACCTCCACACGGGCATGACTGCGGAAGATCTCCGCCACGAGCTGAACCTGATTCAGAAAGAACGTTCGCTGGGATTCGTGCGCCGATGA
- a CDS encoding Hsp70 family protein, with the protein MSSVLGVSVGAGAVRMARPHLGNPGGPIGAHAFDLQHIAVNGHPMAELTAQAIGVTVASSPEPTATAIAYRSEEHAHGIRAAMARQQLTNYELVPEVVAALEFAEATGDIRGISSLVVYDLGSSGLSVSVVDTQTREVRYSERTSDISGDYLDSLIREQQIASGRIAHPQDPAGLAALDALCCEAKEQLSINTAVALPSEHGLVLLAQENFEALIMLAIESSARMARDVIVRSDRPVHGVLAIGGCARIPLIPRVLERWMGVPVIVPESPETVMARGAALLARQLRPSRQVAPAPVPGPAAGPPGPDELSPAWLSAPPKKHGKRGVSAAVLTVSALAVVAAIGLGLGYGPQVLTRDSQSTDKSTPSPTTTAPRTTTLEPQIVVSPAPTTESEVPAAPPPRRAATTTPPPPEPGPNTIVVPGLPPIVVPTIPPVIIPGFPGPGQ; encoded by the coding sequence ATGAGTTCGGTACTGGGAGTTTCGGTGGGGGCCGGCGCTGTCCGTATGGCGCGACCACACCTCGGGAACCCCGGCGGGCCCATCGGTGCACACGCCTTCGACCTGCAGCACATCGCGGTCAACGGACATCCGATGGCGGAGTTGACGGCCCAGGCCATCGGCGTCACCGTGGCGAGTTCGCCGGAACCCACCGCGACGGCCATCGCCTATCGCAGTGAGGAACACGCACACGGCATCCGGGCCGCGATGGCCCGCCAGCAGCTGACCAATTACGAGTTGGTCCCCGAGGTCGTCGCCGCGCTCGAATTCGCCGAGGCCACGGGCGATATCCGCGGCATCTCGTCGCTGGTGGTGTACGACCTAGGCAGTTCCGGACTTTCGGTGAGCGTGGTCGATACGCAGACCCGGGAGGTCCGCTACAGCGAACGCACCAGCGATATCAGCGGCGACTATCTGGATTCGCTTATCCGGGAACAGCAGATCGCGTCGGGGCGGATCGCCCATCCGCAGGATCCGGCCGGTTTGGCCGCACTGGACGCGCTGTGCTGCGAGGCCAAGGAACAGCTGTCCATCAATACCGCGGTCGCGCTGCCGAGCGAGCACGGCCTTGTCCTGCTGGCGCAGGAGAACTTCGAGGCGCTGATCATGCTGGCGATCGAATCGTCGGCGCGGATGGCGCGCGATGTGATCGTGCGCTCCGACCGCCCGGTGCACGGTGTGCTTGCCATCGGCGGATGCGCGCGAATCCCCTTGATACCGCGGGTTTTGGAACGCTGGATGGGTGTTCCGGTGATCGTGCCGGAAAGTCCGGAGACGGTGATGGCGCGCGGCGCGGCGCTGCTGGCCAGGCAGCTGCGGCCGTCGCGTCAGGTCGCCCCGGCGCCCGTACCCGGTCCGGCGGCCGGCCCGCCCGGCCCGGATGAACTATCGCCCGCCTGGCTGTCGGCGCCGCCGAAGAAGCACGGCAAGCGGGGGGTCAGTGCCGCGGTGCTGACCGTGAGCGCGCTCGCGGTGGTCGCGGCGATCGGACTCGGACTCGGTTACGGCCCACAGGTTTTGACGAGGGACTCGCAGAGCACCGACAAATCCACGCCGTCCCCGACCACCACCGCGCCGCGCACCACCACCCTCGAACCGCAGATCGTGGTGTCGCCCGCGCCGACCACCGAGAGCGAAGTGCCCGCCGCACCGCCGCCGCGCCGGGCCGCGACCACGACACCTCCACCGCCCGAACCCGGCCCGAATACCATTGTGGTGCCGGGACTTCCACCGATCGTGGTACCGACCATTCCACCGGTCATCATTCCGGGTTTCCCGGGTCCGGGGCAGTGA
- a CDS encoding phage tail protein, translating into MTDVLIELEGQNGEWFTVSGLGAGDRGVYLAPENEGTEFDGLYDAPVKTIWNSTAFQLGASYGGMREEKYQFTLAFHVVGSDENPWRYADSALRKAFSYEKRSKIWVEVEDSRRWLAVQLVSNPRVKVGHDPHGQQYGLVLLPLAAAHPRWMEPEVTDQFVTTKDSTDGSTELGSVRISNPTDSEIWLKWMLQGTSGIKWTLPDFSFGDDRFDRADRDKDRMLVMPELRTGENVRVDTDEMGMEGQVVSSLDTAVYQRMNGKMFLYPIPPYTAETVLPVAVTGAPKGAGLQVRCPRPWTRPWGLE; encoded by the coding sequence ATGACTGATGTGCTGATCGAGCTGGAAGGTCAGAACGGGGAGTGGTTTACCGTATCCGGGTTGGGTGCCGGCGATCGCGGTGTTTATCTGGCGCCGGAGAATGAGGGTACCGAGTTCGATGGCCTCTATGATGCGCCAGTAAAAACGATATGGAACTCGACGGCTTTCCAATTGGGTGCCAGCTACGGTGGGATGCGGGAAGAGAAATATCAGTTCACGCTGGCCTTCCATGTCGTCGGCTCCGATGAAAATCCTTGGCGCTATGCGGATTCCGCGTTGCGAAAGGCCTTCTCATATGAGAAGCGCTCGAAGATCTGGGTAGAGGTGGAGGATTCGCGGCGCTGGCTGGCGGTCCAACTCGTTTCCAATCCCAGGGTCAAAGTGGGGCACGACCCGCACGGGCAGCAATACGGCTTAGTGCTGCTGCCGCTGGCGGCGGCGCATCCGCGATGGATGGAGCCGGAGGTGACCGACCAGTTCGTCACGACCAAGGACAGCACCGATGGCAGCACAGAACTCGGCTCGGTCAGGATCTCTAATCCGACCGATTCCGAGATCTGGCTGAAATGGATGTTGCAGGGTACTTCGGGTATCAAGTGGACTTTGCCCGATTTCTCTTTCGGAGACGATCGTTTCGATCGTGCGGATCGGGACAAGGATCGGATGCTCGTGATGCCTGAACTACGGACCGGTGAGAATGTCCGCGTCGACACCGATGAGATGGGGATGGAAGGCCAGGTGGTTTCATCGCTGGACACCGCGGTGTATCAGCGGATGAACGGCAAGATGTTCCTGTATCCCATTCCGCCATATACAGCGGAAACTGTTCTGCCCGTTGCAGTTACGGGTGCCCCGAAGGGTGCTGGGCTGCAGGTGCGCTGTCCGAGGCCGTGGACTCGGCCGTGGGGGCTGGAATGA